From Kineosporia succinea, the proteins below share one genomic window:
- a CDS encoding alpha-1,4-glucan--maltose-1-phosphate maltosyltransferase gives MDTQTSTTPEYNGRDAALPTGERTDLTAYLAQGTGESPQVVLGRPGIGRIPVTGVTPSVDGGRWPAKAVVGEAIEVSATVFREGHDAVAATAVLLDPEGNRHSEVRMTPGAPGTDRYHATFTPDRIGMWSFVVEGWSDPYGTWEHDAVIKIGSGVDVELMLEEGARLMERAVKETKQRRKPALNLTEAAAVLRNSNRSVSERLAAGLSVQVKGALTESPLRDLVSPSPVQRLEVQRERALYSSWYELFPRSEGARLDENGRWISGTFRQAEPRLHAAAAMGFDIVYLPPIHPVGRVNRKGPNNTLTPGESDPGSPWAIGSDEGGHDAIHPDLGTFEDFDHFVETARGLGLEIALDLALQCAPDHPWAKAHPEWFTTRADGTIAYAENPPKKYQDIYPINFDNDPAGLGAEVLRVVLHWIDRGVKVFRVDNPHTKPVSFWEWLIRTVNNSHPEVLFLAEAFTRPAMMHTLGKVGFHQSYTYFTWRTTKEEITEYVTDLAGSSADYMRPNFWPNTPDILHDFLQNAGPSAFKLRAVLAATLSPSWGMYSGYELCEGAPLPGREEYLDSEKFQYRPRDWDSYEPGGSNHGRSIAPYITRLNDIRRDHKALQRLRNTVFHDVDDEQVICYSRRLESGETAGGPEDVLIVVVNLDPHATRETLVHLNMPALGLDWFDGFIVEDLITGTTYPWQEHNFVRLDPYFQPAHVLHVRRL, from the coding sequence ATGGACACACAGACGAGCACGACACCTGAGTACAACGGCAGGGACGCCGCGCTCCCCACGGGTGAGCGCACCGACCTGACCGCGTACCTGGCGCAGGGCACGGGCGAGAGTCCGCAGGTCGTCCTCGGGCGTCCCGGCATCGGCCGCATCCCCGTCACCGGGGTGACCCCGAGCGTCGACGGCGGCCGCTGGCCGGCCAAGGCCGTGGTGGGTGAGGCGATCGAGGTCAGTGCCACGGTGTTCCGCGAGGGCCACGACGCCGTCGCCGCCACCGCGGTGCTCCTCGACCCCGAGGGCAACCGCCACTCCGAGGTCCGGATGACTCCCGGCGCCCCCGGGACCGACCGCTACCACGCCACTTTCACGCCCGACCGGATCGGGATGTGGTCGTTCGTGGTGGAGGGCTGGAGCGATCCCTACGGCACCTGGGAACACGACGCCGTGATCAAGATCGGCTCCGGCGTCGACGTCGAGCTGATGCTCGAGGAGGGCGCCCGGCTGATGGAGCGCGCGGTCAAGGAGACCAAGCAGCGCCGCAAGCCCGCCCTCAACCTGACCGAGGCCGCCGCGGTGCTGCGCAACAGCAACCGCTCGGTCTCCGAGCGGCTCGCCGCCGGTCTGTCGGTGCAGGTGAAGGGCGCGCTCACCGAGAGCCCGCTGCGCGACCTGGTGTCGCCGTCGCCGGTGCAGCGCCTAGAGGTGCAGCGCGAACGGGCGCTCTACTCCAGCTGGTACGAGCTGTTCCCGCGCTCCGAGGGCGCCCGCCTCGACGAGAACGGGCGCTGGATCTCCGGCACCTTCCGGCAGGCCGAGCCCCGGCTGCACGCGGCCGCCGCGATGGGCTTCGACATCGTCTACCTGCCGCCGATCCACCCGGTCGGCCGGGTCAACCGCAAGGGCCCGAACAACACCCTCACGCCGGGCGAGAGCGACCCGGGCTCGCCCTGGGCGATCGGCTCGGACGAGGGCGGGCACGACGCGATCCACCCCGACCTCGGGACCTTCGAGGACTTCGACCACTTCGTGGAGACGGCGCGCGGTCTCGGTCTGGAGATCGCTCTCGACCTGGCGCTGCAGTGCGCGCCCGACCACCCGTGGGCCAAGGCCCACCCGGAGTGGTTCACCACGCGCGCCGACGGCACGATCGCCTATGCCGAGAACCCGCCGAAGAAGTACCAGGACATCTACCCGATCAACTTCGACAACGACCCGGCCGGGCTGGGCGCCGAGGTGCTGCGGGTCGTCCTGCACTGGATCGACCGGGGGGTGAAGGTCTTCCGCGTCGACAATCCGCACACCAAGCCGGTGTCGTTCTGGGAGTGGCTGATCCGCACGGTCAACAACAGCCACCCCGAGGTGCTGTTCCTGGCCGAGGCGTTCACCCGGCCGGCCATGATGCACACCCTCGGAAAGGTCGGTTTCCACCAGTCGTACACGTACTTCACCTGGCGTACGACCAAGGAAGAGATCACCGAGTACGTCACCGACCTGGCGGGCTCAAGTGCCGACTACATGCGGCCGAACTTCTGGCCTAACACGCCCGACATCCTCCACGACTTCCTGCAGAACGCCGGGCCGTCGGCCTTCAAGCTCCGCGCGGTGCTGGCCGCCACGCTGAGCCCGAGCTGGGGTATGTACTCCGGCTACGAGCTCTGCGAGGGGGCCCCGCTGCCGGGCCGGGAGGAGTACCTGGACAGTGAGAAGTTCCAGTACCGCCCGCGGGACTGGGACAGCTACGAACCGGGCGGCTCGAACCACGGCCGCTCGATCGCGCCGTACATCACGCGGCTGAACGACATCAGGCGTGACCACAAGGCACTTCAGCGCCTGCGCAACACCGTGTTCCACGACGTCGACGACGAGCAGGTCATCTGCTATTCGCGGCGTCTGGAGTCGGGGGAGACGGCCGGTGGCCCCGAGGACGTGCTCATCGTCGTCGTCAACCTCGATCCGCACGCCACCCGAGAGACGCTCGTGCACCTGAACATGCCCGCCCTGGGCCTGGACTGGTTCGACGGCTTCATCGTCGAAGACCTGATCACCGGTACGACCTACCCGTGGCAGGAGCACAACTTCGTGCGTCTCGACCCCTACTTCCAGCCCGCCCACGTCCTCCACGTCAGGAGGCTCTGA